A single Penaeus vannamei isolate JL-2024 chromosome 22, ASM4276789v1, whole genome shotgun sequence DNA region contains:
- the LOC138865778 gene encoding uncharacterized protein, whose amino-acid sequence MHVRGDGPLTQRESAAKRVKVRAKVSGGIKGWSLLGRLQSSNMKLLILLPALVAAASAALQSYSAPGAGQAGHTGGVPLPTGAGHSAGAGFGSADGHSAGAGFASGAGLSGGAGFASGAGLSGGAGFGSAAGHSGGAGFGSAAGHSAGAGFASGAGHSGGAGFGSAAGHSAGAGFASGAGHSAGAGFGSAAGHSGGAGFGSAAGHSAGAGFASGAGAGFAAACQEGEILHVDGTCVTPEINQKVYVFDVPEQPREPSGPLPVIPPPRVDHNILFVRLPEDGPGPEPIVLPPPRQQSIVYVLNKKTEEGQRVIEVPAHPQSDPEVYFVNYEDGENPSLPIGVDLETALSAAAATSGQVLGGGFGGAAGAAGGLGGFGGAAGGAGGLGGFGGAAGGAGGLGGAGGPGGFGGVGGAAGGLGGFGGGAGAAGGLGGFGGAAGAAGGLGGAGFGAGGPGGFGGVGGAAGGLGGFGGAAGAAGGLGGAGFGAGGPGGFGGVGGAAGGPGGFGGVGGAAGGPGGFDGAAGAAGGLGGAGFGAGGPGGFGGVGGAAGGPGGFGGVGGAAGGQGGFGGGAGASGGLGGGHGGFGVAGAAGGSLVGGGFDDDSHEIISGVLATSPIIAPTPSGVYGTP is encoded by the exons atgcac GTGAGAGGGGATGGTCCACTAACCCAGAGGGAATCGGCGGCTAAACGAGTGAAGGTCAGAGCTAAGGTGAGCGGAGGTATAAAAGGCTGGAGCCTGCTTGGACGCTTACAGTCTTCCAACATGAAGCTTCTG ATCCTATTGCCAGCGCTGGTTGCTGCAGCGTCTGCAGCGCTCCAGTCTTACTCCGCCCCAGGAGCTGGGCAAGCTGGACACACTGGTGGAGTTCCACTTCCTACAGGAGCTGGACATTCTGCTGGTGCTGGATTCGGATCTGCCGATGGACACTCCGCTGGTGCTGGATTCGCTTCTGGAGCTGGACTCTCCGGTGGTGCTGGATTCGCTTCTGGAGCTGGACTCTCCGGTGGTGCTGGATTCGGATCTGCCGCTGGACACTCCGGTGGTGCTGGATTCGGATCTGCCGCTGGACACTCCGCTGGTGCTGGATTCGCTTCTGGAGCTGGACACTCCGGTGGTGCTGGATTCGGATCTGCCGCTGGACACTCCGCTGGTGCTGGATTCGCTTCTGGAGCTGGACACTCCGCTGGTGCTGGATTCGGATCTGCCGCTGGACACTCCGGTGGTGCTGGATTCGGATCTGCCGCTGGACACTCCGCTGGTGCTGGATTCGCTTCTGGAGCTGGCGCTGGCTTTGCGGCAGCATGCCAGGAAGGCGAAATTCTTCACGTTGATGGTACTTGTGTTACCCCAGAAATTAATCAAAAGGTATACGTTTTCGACGTACCTGAACAACCTAGGGAACCCAGTGGTCCACTACCTGTCATTCCTCCACCTCGTGTTGACCACAATATCCTGTTTGTGCGTCTGCCTGAAGACGGCCCTGGACCTGAACCCATCGTTCTTCCTCCACCCAGGCAACAGAGCATTGTGTACGTGCTCaacaagaagacagaagagggTCAGCGTGTGATCGAAGTACCAGCTCATCCTCAGTCCGATCCTGAGGTCTACTTCGTCAACTACGAAGACGGAGAAAATCCATCTCTTCCCATTGGTGTCGACCTAGAGACTGCTCTTAGTGCAGCTGCTGCAACGAGCGGCCAGGTTCTCGGTGGAGGATTTGGTGGAGCTGCAGGCGCTGCCGGAGGCCTTGGTGGATTTGGTGGCGCTGCAGGTGGTGCCGGAGGCCTTGGTGGATTTGGTGGCGCTGCAGGTGGTGCCGGAGGCCTTGGTGGAGCTGGAGGCCCTGGTGGATTTGGTGGAGTCGGAGGTGCTGCTGGAGGCCTTGGTGGATTTGGTGGTGGCGCAGGAGCTGCCGGAGGCCTTGGTGGATTTGGTGGCGCTGCAGGCGCTGCCGGAGGCCTTGGTGGAGCAGGTTTTGGAGCTGGAGGCCCTGGCGGATTTGGTGGAGTCGGAGGTGCTGCCGGAGGGCTTGGTGGATTTGGTGGCGCTGCAGGTGCTGCCGGAGGCCTTGGTGGAGCAGGATTTGGAGCTGGAGGCCCTGGTGGATTTGGTGGAGTCGGAGGTGCTGCTGGAGGCCCTGGTGGATTTGGTGGAGTCGGAGGTGCTGCTGGAGGCCCTGGTGGATTTGATGGCGCTGCAGGTGCTGCCGGAGGCCTTGGTGGAGCAGGATTTGGAGCTGGAGGCCCTGGTGGATTTGGTGGAGTCGGAGGTGCTGCTGGAGGCCCTGGTGGATTTGGTGGAGTCGGAGGTGCTGCTGGAGGCCAAGGTGGATTTGGTGGTGGCGCAGGAGCTTCAGGAGGCCTTGGTGGTGGCCACGGTGGATTTGGTGTCGCAGGAGCTGCCGGAGGAAGCCTAGTCGGTGGTGGCTTCGATGATGATAGCCACGAAATTATCAGTGGTGTACTCGCTACATCCCCGATTATCGCACCTACTCCTTCTGGCGTGTATGGTACACCCTGA
- the LOC113823117 gene encoding uncharacterized protein, producing the protein MELLVLVSALAAVTTAAPQGYNLPTPGQPGPGVPLPAAAGISGGLGHGSFGDSSEGFLNGGSAGGCQEGEVLHVDGKCYAPVVNRKVYVYESPALPPAPIGPPPSIPPPRVDHNILFVHLPEEGPGPEPLIIPPPRTESVVYILNKQDEQQQRVIEVPAHPPSDPEIYFVNYAEGENPALPIGVDLQTALSAASQAGGQVIGGAGGLGGAGGLGGAGGLGAGAGGLGGAGGLGGAGGLGAGAGGLGGAGGFGAGAGGLGGVGLGAGAGGLGGAGGLGGAGGLGGAGGLGGAGGFGAGAGGLGGAGLGAGAGGLGGAGGLGGAGGLGGAGGLGGAGGLGGAGGFGGAGGLGGAGGLGGAGGLGGAGGLGGAGLGAGAGGLGGAGGFGAGAGGLGSGGFGGASGLGGAGGLGAGAGGFGAGAGGLGGAGGLGGGADGFGVSFTGASGEDFSGFAQGPQFDDSGEAHGVSSVVATSPSRQYSLP; encoded by the exons ATGGAGCTCTTG GTTCTAGTCTCGGCACTGGCTGCAGTGACAACTGCCGCGCCACAAGGCTACAATCTGCCTACACCTGGACAGCCTGGGCCTGGTGTTCCACTCCCTGCAGCTGCTGGAATCTCTGGTGGCTTAGGACATGGGTCTTTTGGTGATTCCAGTGAGGGTTTCCTGAATGGAGGCTCTGCTGGAGGGTGCCAAGAGGGAGAAGTTCTACACGTTGACGGGAAATGCTATGCCCCTGTAGTCAACAGGAAAGTCTACGTGTATGagtctcctgctctccctcccgctcccattGGTCCACCACCAAGCATTCCTCCTCCTCGAGTGGATCATAACATCTTATTTGTTCATCTTCCTGAGGAAGGACCTGGCCCTGAGCCACTAATTATTCCTCCCCCAAGGACAGAAAGCGTTGTGTACATCCTTAACAAGCAGGATGAACAACAGCAGCGTGTCATTGAAGTACCTGCCCATCCTCCATCTGATCCTGAGATTTACTTTGTCAACTATGCTGAGGGAGAAAATCCTGCTCTTCCCATCGGCGTGGATCTCCAGACTGCTCTCAGCGCAGCTTCTCAGGCCGGAGGTCAAGTCATCGGCGGAGCTGGTGGACTTGGTGGAGCTGGTGGACTTGGCGGTGCCGGTGGTCTTGGTGCTGGAGCTGGTGGACTTGGTGGAGCCGGTGGACTTGGCGGTGCCGGTGGTCTTGGTGCTGGAGCTGGTGGACTTGGCGGTGCCGGTGGATTTGGCGCTGGTGCCGGCGGACTTGGCGGTGTCGGTCTTGGTGCTGGAGCCGGTGGTCTTGGCGGTGCCGGTGGACTTGGCGGTGCCGGTGGACTTGGTGGTGCCGGTGGACTTGGCGGTGCCGGTGGATTTGGCGCTGGTGCCGGCGGACTTGGCGGTGCCGGTCTTGGTGCTGGAGCCGGTGGTCTTGGCGGTGCCGGTGGACTTGGCGGTGCCGGTGGACTTGGCGGTGCCGGTGGACTTGGCGGTGCCGGTGGACTTGGCGGTGCCGGTGGATTTGGCGGTGCCGGTGGACTTGGCGGTGCCGGTGGACTTGGCGGTGCCGGTGGTCTTGGCGGTGCCGGCGGACTTGGCGGTGCCGGTCTTGGTGCTGGAGCTGGTGGACTTGGTGGTGCCGGTGGATTTGGCGCTGGAGCCGGCGGACTTGGGTCCGGAGGATTTGGTGGCGCCAGTGGACTTGGTGGTGCCGGTGGTCTTGGTGCTGGAGCAGGTGGATTTGGCGCTGGAGCCGGCGGACTTGGCGGTGCCGGTGGTCTTGGAGGTGGAGCCGATGGATTTGGCGTTAGCTTTACTGGCGCTAGCGGCGAAGACTTCAGCGGTTTTGCTCAAGGTCCTCAGTTCGATGACTCCGGGGAGGCCCATGGCGTCTCGTCAGTTGTCGCCACTTCACCCTCAAGGCAGTACTCGCTTCCTTAG
- the LOC138865779 gene encoding uncharacterized protein — protein MLYEVLQLIPPGLSCNPVTIMTDFEKAAMNAFQRNFPSAEVAGCYFHLGQSVWRRIQNLGLAARYREDAAFAIRVRRFLALAFVPLADVHHYTRILLADEISKDDGLLDLAKYFQETYVGQLIHGDMEIPGKFPYQTWNMYQRVKDDLPRTNNALEGWHNGFARMLPDHPQLPLLAAKYQKEQHKLALNREHHAAGRKHPSSQKKYQLVNKKIKSLITKLETYTLVDLQYLDQIAKPDPELEACADILDMSPFLVRKLGQSLYYKSNAVRIILLQNEFAGTVKKLISELHQDDTSH, from the exons atgttgtACGAGGTGTTGCAGCTAATACCCCCTGGCttatcatgcaatccagtgacaataatgacagattttgagaaggcagcaatgaacgccttccagaggaattttccGAGTGCAGAGGTTGCTGGATGTTATTTCCACCTGGGCCAGTCTGTCTGGAGACGCATCCAGAATCTTGGCCTCGCAGCGCGGTATAGAGAAGATGCTGCCTTCGCCATCCGGGTCAGGAGGTTCCTGGCTCTGGCATTTGTTCCGCTGGCTGACGTCCACCACTACACGAGGATACTCCTTGCAGACGAAATTTCCAAGGATGATGGGCTTCTGGACTTGGCAAAATATTTCCAGGAAACCTATGTCGGCCAGCTGATTCATGGTGACATGGAAATTCCTGGGAAATTTCCATATCAGACATGGAACATGTATCAACGAGTGAAGGATGATCTGCCCCGAACAAACAATGCATTGGAAGGATGGCACAATGGGTTTGCCAGGATGTTACCGGACCACCCTCAGCTGCCGCTGCTCGCTGCAAAATATCAAAAGGAGCAGCACAAATTGGCTCTGAATCGCGAGCACcatgcagctggcaggaagcatccctcgagtcagaagaagtaccagctcgtaaataagaaGATTAAATCCCtaattacaaaattagaaacttatacgcttgtagatttgcaatatctagatcaaatagccaaa CCTGATCCTGAACTTGAAGCTTGCGCAGATATCCTTGACATGTCTCCCTTCTTAGTAAGAAAACTAGGGCAATCACTGTATTATAAAAGTAATGCTGTGAGAATCATTTTGCTTCAGAATGAGTTTGCAGGAACCG TGAAGAAATTA ATATCAGAATTGCACCAGGATGACACTTCCCATTAA
- the LOC113803055 gene encoding uncharacterized protein isoform X2 → MKLVVLLSASVAVALAAPQGYSLSSPSGQGFSHGGSSGGGSFSGGGGGGFSSGGGGGFSSGGGGGFSSGGGGGFSSGGGGGFSSGGGNGGYGGGGGGCRDGEVQHVDGSCVTPIISRNVYVYDAPDQPQQPSGPPPSIPPPKVEHNIVFVRLPEQGEGPDPVIVPPPRQENIIYVLNKNDGGGGQRVIEVTAPPPSDPEVYFVNYADGENPQLPIGVDLQTALQAAANGGGQVIGGAGGAGSGGLGGGAGGFGGGSGGGFGGGSGGGFGGGSGGGFGGGSGGGFGGGSGGGFGGGSGGGFGGGSGGGFGGGSGGGFGGGSGGGFGGGSGGGFGGGSGGGFGGGSGGGFGGGSGGGIGGGSGGGFGGGSGGGIGGGSGGGAPDGNYSPPSNTYSGP, encoded by the exons ATGAAGCTCGTG GTTCTGCTTTCGGCGTCCGTCGCCGTGGCCCTTGCAGCGCCTCAGGGGTACTCTTTGTCCTCGCCTTCTGGACAAGGATTTTCTCACGGAGGTAGCAGCGGAGGTGGAAGTTTCTCCGGCGGTGGA GGCGGTGGATTCTCCAGCGGTGGAGGCGGTGGATTCTCcagcggtggaggtggtggattctccagcggtggaggtggaggattctccagcggtggaggtggtggattCTCTAGCGGGGGAGGTAACGGTGGATAtggaggtggtggcggaggaTGTAGGGATGGAGAGGTTCAACACGTGGACGGTTCATGCGTCACACCTATAATCTCGCGAAACGTCTACGTTTACGACGCTCCCGACCAGCCTCAGCAGCCAAGCGGCCCCCCGCCGAGCATCCCGCCGCCCAAAGTCGAGCACAACATTGTCTTCGTCCGCCTTCCAGAGCAAGGCGAAGGACCTGACCCCGTCATCGTTCCTCCGCCAAGGCAGGAGAACATCATCTACGTCCTGAACAAGAACGACGGCGGAGGAGGCCAGCGGGTGATCGAAGTgacagctcctcctccttccgatcCTGAGGTCTATTTCGTCAACTATGCTGATGGCGAGAATCCCCAATTGCCCATTGGTGTGGATCTGCAGACTGCCCTCCAAGCCGCTGCCAACGGCGGTGGCCAGGTTATCGGCGGGGCTGGTGGAGCAGGAAGTGGTGGCCTGGGTGGAGGCGCAGGTGGATTCGGAGGTGGTTCAGGAGGTGGATTCGGTGGCGGTTCAGGAGGTGGATTCGGCGGCGGTTCAGGAGGTGGATTCGGTGGCGGTTCAGGAGGTGGATTCGGCGGCGGTTCAGGAGGTGGATTCGGTGGCGGTTCAGGAGGTGGATTCGGCGGCGGTTCAGGAGGTGGGTTCGGCGGCGGTTCAGGAGGTGGATTCGGCGGCGGTTCAGGAGGTGGATTCGGCGGCGGTTCAGGAGGTGGATTCGGCGGTGGATCAGGAGGTGGATTCGGAGGCGGTTCAGGAGGTGGATTCGGCGGCGGTTCAGGAGGTGGAATCGGAGGCGGTTCGGGAGGTGGATTCGGCGGCGGTTCAGGAGGTGGAATCGGAGGCGGTTCGGGAGGTGGAGCCCCAGATGGAAACTACAGCCCACCTAGTAACACTTATTCCGGGCCTTAG
- the LOC113803055 gene encoding uncharacterized protein isoform X1 yields MKLVVLLSASVAVALAAPQGYSLSSPSGQGFSHGGSSGGGSFSGGGFSSGGGGGFSSGGSGGFSSGGGGGFSSGGGGGFSSGGGGGFSSGGGGGFSSGGGGGFSSGGGNGGYGGGGGGCRDGEVQHVDGSCVTPIISRNVYVYDAPDQPQQPSGPPPSIPPPKVEHNIVFVRLPEQGEGPDPVIVPPPRQENIIYVLNKNDGGGGQRVIEVTAPPPSDPEVYFVNYADGENPQLPIGVDLQTALQAAANGGGQVIGGAGGAGSGGLGGGAGGFGGGSGGGFGGGSGGGFGGGSGGGFGGGSGGGFGGGSGGGFGGGSGGGFGGGSGGGFGGGSGGGFGGGSGGGFGGGSGGGFGGGSGGGFGGGSGGGFGGGSGGGIGGGSGGGFGGGSGGGIGGGSGGGAPDGNYSPPSNTYSGP; encoded by the exons ATGAAGCTCGTG GTTCTGCTTTCGGCGTCCGTCGCCGTGGCCCTTGCAGCGCCTCAGGGGTACTCTTTGTCCTCGCCTTCTGGACAAGGATTTTCTCACGGAGGTAGCAGCGGAGGTGGAAGTTTCTCCGGCGGTGGATTCTCcagcggtggaggtggtggattCTCCAGCGGTGGAAGTGGTGGATTTTCCAGCGGTGGAGGCGGTGGATTCTCCAGCGGTGGAGGCGGTGGATTCTCcagcggtggaggtggtggattctccagcggtggaggtggaggattctccagcggtggaggtggtggattCTCTAGCGGGGGAGGTAACGGTGGATAtggaggtggtggcggaggaTGTAGGGATGGAGAGGTTCAACACGTGGACGGTTCATGCGTCACACCTATAATCTCGCGAAACGTCTACGTTTACGACGCTCCCGACCAGCCTCAGCAGCCAAGCGGCCCCCCGCCGAGCATCCCGCCGCCCAAAGTCGAGCACAACATTGTCTTCGTCCGCCTTCCAGAGCAAGGCGAAGGACCTGACCCCGTCATCGTTCCTCCGCCAAGGCAGGAGAACATCATCTACGTCCTGAACAAGAACGACGGCGGAGGAGGCCAGCGGGTGATCGAAGTgacagctcctcctccttccgatcCTGAGGTCTATTTCGTCAACTATGCTGATGGCGAGAATCCCCAATTGCCCATTGGTGTGGATCTGCAGACTGCCCTCCAAGCCGCTGCCAACGGCGGTGGCCAGGTTATCGGCGGGGCTGGTGGAGCAGGAAGTGGTGGCCTGGGTGGAGGCGCAGGTGGATTCGGAGGTGGTTCAGGAGGTGGATTCGGTGGCGGTTCAGGAGGTGGATTCGGCGGCGGTTCAGGAGGTGGATTCGGTGGCGGTTCAGGAGGTGGATTCGGCGGCGGTTCAGGAGGTGGATTCGGTGGCGGTTCAGGAGGTGGATTCGGCGGCGGTTCAGGAGGTGGGTTCGGCGGCGGTTCAGGAGGTGGATTCGGCGGCGGTTCAGGAGGTGGATTCGGCGGCGGTTCAGGAGGTGGATTCGGCGGTGGATCAGGAGGTGGATTCGGAGGCGGTTCAGGAGGTGGATTCGGCGGCGGTTCAGGAGGTGGAATCGGAGGCGGTTCGGGAGGTGGATTCGGCGGCGGTTCAGGAGGTGGAATCGGAGGCGGTTCGGGAGGTGGAGCCCCAGATGGAAACTACAGCCCACCTAGTAACACTTATTCCGGGCCTTAG